Proteins encoded within one genomic window of Ranitomeya variabilis isolate aRanVar5 chromosome 4, aRanVar5.hap1, whole genome shotgun sequence:
- the LENG9 gene encoding leukocyte receptor cluster member 9, producing the protein MESTDNDGDTMKESIKVDNEFNMEGAAAQNEEPGTTEGEVTPDDSICQFFLLGRCRFGDKCRNHHIGEPSASNDSHVTKDNKGKGNQASKPKGKKPPMKTASDVISRIQWDAHLPKEHFIVGYLDRFLGTIEKPFTAFCWEDLASLGVDVLAIPKHRIQYFKYQDLVVWDKVSRIDNIFGSTGSGLTILDIIDQYESMMQTERNKVGDTSGQEQDDVTVHEVEELEAQEFEKKDCATVDHADTKKLRPTHFIAVRISSEDVKSTVKEVQNVLQKHNADIAEFCIPLPELHLTLCLLHLESPEDIEVAYTVLEELKSDMQRLLPPSLILSFEGLKDFHSRVLYLEPAPIPGFGSFVNRLNQSFRSKGLKIIDPPQANSFHLTIAKMPRSVASRNPSLLFRPEVYRTVQLTHLGSQPIDCLSFCYAGSSRRTDGFYTTLLELPLY; encoded by the coding sequence ATGGAGAGTACAGACAATGACGGTGACACAATGAAGGAGTCTATAAAGGTGGACAATGAGTTCAATATGGAAGGAGCGGCCGCACAGAATGAGGAACCTGGAACAACAGAAGGAGAAGTAACACCTGATGATTCTATCTGTCAATTTTTTCTATTGGGGCGCTGCAGGTTTGGAGACAAATGTAGGAACCACCATATCGGAGAGCCTTCAGCATCCAATGACTCTCATGTCACTAAAGATAACAAAGGAAAAGGTAATCAAGCATCTAAACCAAAGGGGAAGAAGCCACCAATGAAGACAGCCAGTGATGTCATCTCCAGGATTCAATGGGACGCACACTTGCCAAAAGAACATTTCATCGTTGGCTATCTTGATAGGTTCTTAGGAACAATTGAAAAACCTTTCACGGCTTTTTGTTGGGAAGACTTGGCATCTTTAGGGGTAGATGTTCTTGCTATACCCAAACATCGCATTCAATATTTCAAATATCAAGATTTGGTGGTGTGGGACAAGGTCAGCCGCATAGATAACATCTTCGGGTCAACAGGAAGCGGCTTGACAATCTTGGATATCATTGATCAGTATGAGTCAATGATGCAAACAGAAAGAAACAAGGTGGGAGATACTAGTGGACAGGAGCAAGATGATGTGACTGTTCATGAAGTTGAAGAACTCGAAGCCCAAGAATTTGAAAAGAAGGATTGTGCTACAGTAGATCACGCAGATACCAAAAAATTGAGACCCACACATTTCATAGCAGTCCGTATAAGCAGTGAAGATGTGAAAAGTACAGTAAAAGAAGTTCAAAATGTCCTCCAAAAACATAACGCTGATATTGCAGAATTTTGTATCCCATTGCCAGAACTTCATTTAACTTTGTGCCTTTTGCATTTGGAATCTCCTGAGGATATCGAAGTTGCCTACACGGTGCTTGAAGAACTAAAAAGCGACATGCAACGTCTTCTTCCTCCAAGTCTTATCCTAAGTTTTGAAGGACTGAAGGACTTTCATTCACGAGTGCTGTATTTGGAACCTGCACCCATTCCAGGGTTTGGAAGTTTTGTCAACCGACTAAACCAAAGTTTTCGCAGTAAAGGTCTGAAAATAATTGATCCACCACAAGCCAACAGCTTCCATTTAaccatagcaaagatgcccagaagTGTGGCAAGTAGAAACCCAAGTCTTCTCTTCAGGCCTGAGGTGTACAGAACTGTTCAGCTGACCCACTTGGGGTCACAACCTATTGATTGTCTTAGTTTCTGTTATGCTGGGAGCTCAAGGCGGACTGATGGCTTCTATACAACACTTCTAGAATTACCTCTGTACTGA